The Gordonia terrae genome contains the following window.
GTCACATGAGGTCGTCGGGGTCGTCACCCGCCCCGATGCGGTGTCCGGCCGCGGCCGCAAGGTGATGCGGTCTCCCGTCGGCCTACTCGCCGACGAGCACTCGCTCGAGGTGATCACCCCGCGACGGCTGTCCGAGCCGGAGGTCGACGACGTGCTCCGGCGCTGGGCTCCCGACTGCGGCGCCGTCGTGGCCTACGGCGGGCTCGTACCACCCGGACTGCTCGACCTCCCGCGACACGGCTGGATCAATCTGCATTTCTCGGTGCTTCCCGCCTGGCGCGGTGCGGCTCCGGTCCAGGCCGCCATCGCGGCCGGCGACGAGGTGACGGGCGCCAGCACGTTCCGGCTCGAGAAGGGCCTCGACACCGGCCCGGTCTTCGGCGTGCTGACCGAGACCATCCGGCCCACCGACACCAGCGGCGACCTCCTGGCACGGCTGGCCGATGCCGGCTCCGGGTTGTTGCTGTCCACCCTCGACGGCCTGGAGGCGGGCGAACTCGCCCCCGAACCACAGCCCACGGCCGGCGTGAGCCACGCGCCCAAGATCGAGGTCGACGACGCCAAGGTCCGATGGGACCTGCCGGCGCACATCATCGATCGACTGATCCGCGCGTACACCCCCGCCCCCGGACCGTGGACGAGTCTCGACGACGCGCGGATCAAGGTGGGGCCGGTGTCGATCGTGTTGTCGACCGACGACCCCGGTCTGCCCGAGGCGGTGCGGGACGGTTCACTCGCGCCCGGTGCTCTCGCGGTCAGCAAGAAGGCGGTGTTCGTCGGAACGGGCTCGCAGCCGGTGGCACTGGGCACCGTGCAACCGCCCGGAAAGAAGCCGATGCCCGCGCCCGACTGGGCCCGCGGCGCGCGTCTGACCGACGGGACGGTCCTGGGATGAGCGGGAAGTTCCGGCAGAAGGATCTCGATCCCGCCCGCGTGGCGGCCCGCGACACCTTGCGCGCAGTGCGTGAACGCGACGCCTACGCCAACCTCGTTCTTCCGAAGATGCTGCGGGACAGAAGAATCGAAGGACGCGACGCTGCCTTCGCCACGGAACTGGCCTACGGTGCGGCGCGAGCACAGGGTTTGCTGGACGCGGTGATCTCGGCCGCCGCGAAACGGCCGGTCGCCGACATCGACGGCTCGGTTCTCGACGTCTTGCGCCTGGGTACCTATCAGCTGTTGCGGACGAGGGTCGGCGCGCACGCCGCGGTGTCCACGTCGGTCGATCTGGTGCGTTCCGAGAACGGAATGGGACCGTCGGGTTTCGCGAATGCCGTGCTGCGGAAGGTCTCGCAGAAGGACGAGGACATGTGGGTGGAGGAGCTCGCCCCGTCGCCCGCGGACGATCTCGTCGGCTATCTCGCCTTCCAGTACGCCCATCCGCGATGGATCGCGGAGGTGTTCCGCGATGCGCTCGGCGGTTCGGCGGGACAACTGCAGGCTGCGCTGGCCGCCGATGACGAGCGACCGCCGGTGCATCTCGTGGCGCGTCCCGGTCTCATCACCGCCGAGGAACTCGCTCTCACCAGCGAGGGCGAGGTCGGCGACTTCTCCCCGTACTGCGTCTACCTGCCGGGCGGCGATCCCGGCGACGTCGCCGCGATTCGCGAGGGGTACGCGGGCGTGCAGGACGAGGGCAGTCAGCTGATCGCTCGTGCGGTGACCGTTGCCGAGGTCGCCGACGACGGCGGTCGATGGCTCGACATGTGCGCCGGCCCCGGCGGAAAGGCCGCACTCATCGGTTCGCTCGCCGAGATCGACGGTGCCCGACTCGATGCGGTCGAGGTGTCCGAGCATCGCGCCGGCCTGATCCGCAAGGTCGTGTCCGACCTGCCGGTGACCATCCATGTCGCCGACGCCCGGTCCAGTGGGCTCGATGACGGTTACGACCGGATCCTGCTCGACGCCCCGTGCTCGGGGCTGGGGTCGCTGCGCCGACGCCCCGAATCCCGGTGGCGCCGGACCGCTGCCGACGTCGACGAACTCGTCGTCCTCCAGAAGCAACTGCTCACCGAAGCCCTGCGGTTGGTCAAACCCGGTGGTGTGGTGCTCTATTCGACGTGTTCGCCACACCCGGCCGAGACGACCGCGGTGGTGGCCGACGTGGTGGCATCGGTCGACGGCGTGCGCCAACTCGATGCCCGCCCGCTCGTGACGGTGGGCAAACTCGGCCCGGACCTGTTGGGCGACGGCCCCCACGTACAGCTCTGGCCACATGTCCACGGCACCGACGCCATGTTCTTGGCGGCGTTGACGCGGGACTGACGACCACGACCGAGCCCGGTCCGGTCGGTCAACGTGTGCACAAGGCAGAGACTTCGGAGTCGTCCTGGGGTAGTCTGCGATCGCGTTTTCGCAACTGGCAGAGAGCCTGCGTGCGCTCGGACGGGGGAAATGGTGGGCGAACGGTTTGCTGTGGACGAGGTCGGCACGATCTACGACGTCGGAGCCACGCTCGCGCAATGTGGTACCGAGATCGGAAGTCTCTGGAAGACCGAGGGCGCGTTCGTTCTCGCGACCGCAGGAATGCCGAACTCGGCGATCGGGGAGGCCTGCGCGGACAAGGATTCCCTCGTGCGCGCGGTTCTCGGCAGGGCAGCGTCCAGACTGGACCAGGTGGCGCAGACCTGCTTCCAGGCTGGACAGCAAGTGATTGACACCGAGGACGAGCTGGCCAGCGGTTTCAACGCGATCTCAGAGTTCTGATGAATCGGCCTTCCCGGTCGACCGTCAACGGATGGGACGTTCTGTCTCTCGACGACGCAGCCAACAAGCTCGATACCGCCGTTTCGCTGTTGTTGAGACAGACGCAGAAAATGGTCGACGCACCAATGATCGCAGGTGACTCGCAGGCATGGGTGGGTGCATCTCAACGCGGGTGCGAAAGTCGAACGCAGTCGGACCGTACGGAGATCAACAAGATCGGTACCGAACTCTCTGCAGCGGCGAATGTCCTACGGAACACTTCGACGGCAATCAGCGCCAACCGCAATGTTGCGCTGACCCGGTCGTTGGCACTGGAGATGGATCGTTTCGAGGTGCACGACGATTGGTCGGTCACCGA
Protein-coding sequences here:
- the fmt gene encoding methionyl-tRNA formyltransferase, with translation MRIVFAGTPEVAVPSLQALIDSPSHEVVGVVTRPDAVSGRGRKVMRSPVGLLADEHSLEVITPRRLSEPEVDDVLRRWAPDCGAVVAYGGLVPPGLLDLPRHGWINLHFSVLPAWRGAAPVQAAIAAGDEVTGASTFRLEKGLDTGPVFGVLTETIRPTDTSGDLLARLADAGSGLLLSTLDGLEAGELAPEPQPTAGVSHAPKIEVDDAKVRWDLPAHIIDRLIRAYTPAPGPWTSLDDARIKVGPVSIVLSTDDPGLPEAVRDGSLAPGALAVSKKAVFVGTGSQPVALGTVQPPGKKPMPAPDWARGARLTDGTVLG
- a CDS encoding RsmB/NOP family class I SAM-dependent RNA methyltransferase, which produces MSGKFRQKDLDPARVAARDTLRAVRERDAYANLVLPKMLRDRRIEGRDAAFATELAYGAARAQGLLDAVISAAAKRPVADIDGSVLDVLRLGTYQLLRTRVGAHAAVSTSVDLVRSENGMGPSGFANAVLRKVSQKDEDMWVEELAPSPADDLVGYLAFQYAHPRWIAEVFRDALGGSAGQLQAALAADDERPPVHLVARPGLITAEELALTSEGEVGDFSPYCVYLPGGDPGDVAAIREGYAGVQDEGSQLIARAVTVAEVADDGGRWLDMCAGPGGKAALIGSLAEIDGARLDAVEVSEHRAGLIRKVVSDLPVTIHVADARSSGLDDGYDRILLDAPCSGLGSLRRRPESRWRRTAADVDELVVLQKQLLTEALRLVKPGGVVLYSTCSPHPAETTAVVADVVASVDGVRQLDARPLVTVGKLGPDLLGDGPHVQLWPHVHGTDAMFLAALTRD